A genomic region of Exiguobacterium oxidotolerans JCM 12280 contains the following coding sequences:
- a CDS encoding SDR family NAD(P)-dependent oxidoreductase, with translation MLRKTALITGASGGIGLDLAVLAARDGFDCVLIARNEKKLTELKNVLEKRYQIKAYTFAADLSQADSVSRVLTYLDEQELTVDLLFNNAGFATSGRFAEIDPSEDIDSIHVNVVALTELTKRLLPGMVDRGFGRILNVASVAAFMPGPYMSVYYATKAYVLSFSEALASELDGSGVTVSCLCPGPTDTNFFNRANITLPFQSMPSHLVAFAGYRGTLKGKRVIVPGASNRAMVSLAKFLPRRLLTELTGRIQDPARQEQDTTEEDLAYSN, from the coding sequence ATGTTACGAAAAACTGCTTTAATTACAGGGGCTTCTGGCGGAATCGGACTTGATCTTGCCGTGCTCGCGGCGCGCGACGGGTTTGATTGTGTCTTGATCGCCCGAAACGAAAAAAAATTGACGGAACTTAAAAATGTTCTTGAAAAACGTTATCAAATCAAAGCCTATACGTTCGCAGCCGATTTATCACAGGCGGACAGCGTCTCACGTGTTCTGACGTACCTCGACGAACAAGAATTGACTGTTGATTTGTTATTCAACAACGCTGGTTTTGCGACATCCGGCCGTTTCGCAGAAATCGATCCATCGGAAGACATCGACTCGATTCATGTGAATGTCGTCGCCTTAACAGAACTGACGAAACGTTTGTTACCAGGCATGGTCGATCGTGGCTTCGGACGTATCTTGAACGTCGCTTCCGTCGCTGCCTTCATGCCGGGTCCATACATGAGCGTCTATTACGCAACAAAAGCCTACGTTCTGTCCTTCTCTGAAGCACTCGCTTCTGAACTTGATGGTTCAGGTGTCACAGTCTCATGCCTCTGTCCGGGACCAACGGATACGAACTTCTTTAATCGGGCGAACATCACTTTGCCTTTCCAAAGCATGCCGTCACACCTCGTCGCCTTCGCGGGTTACCGCGGTACGCTGAAAGGGAAACGTGTCATCGTTCCAGGTGCGAGCAATCGGGCAATGGTCTCACTGGCTAAATTCTTACCTCGCCGTCTCTTGACAGAATTAACAGGTCGCATCCAGGATCCCGCTCGTCAAGAACAAGACACAACGGAAGAAGATCTCGCGTACTCCAATTAA
- a CDS encoding MDR family MFS transporter: MRKNVTIALLLATFLAAIEGTIVATATPVMASELNGAKLVSWIFAGFLLFMAVSTPIYGKMADLYGRKRVLLFGIGVFTVASLACGLAQSMETLIIFRAVQGIGAGAVLPIAMTIIGDLYTYEERGKIQGILSAVWGISGVAGPLLGGFLVESLSWRYIFLLNVPFALVSFIMIVVFYKETVKATSRKIDYRGALLFAVGMSALLYGLLSGSEAEQFLRPTVIGSFLISAVLLFLFYRAEKKASDPLLPPAVIKHPVIVVINLAVFFSAWVLVSMSAYIPIFAQGVLGKSPTEAGFMLMPLSLFWTITAIIGGRTIGTASPRYRTMSGMGLLVVGMLILVFISRETSDVFLYLAVSLIGIGFGLSQPVFIVVLQTSVGRSLRGSATAVNSFLSTTGQTLGVAIFGTIFNLSIIQAFNDSKILSGYSIDPFFQATTANRYGNAVHTAAELALADGLRLVFIGGVLCALVAFAMTFRLPKVRPDDKPN, encoded by the coding sequence ATGAGAAAAAATGTCACGATTGCGCTATTATTAGCAACGTTTTTAGCCGCGATCGAAGGAACGATCGTCGCGACGGCAACGCCCGTCATGGCGAGTGAATTAAATGGAGCGAAGCTCGTCAGTTGGATTTTTGCAGGGTTTCTTTTATTTATGGCGGTTTCGACACCGATTTACGGGAAGATGGCCGATTTATATGGGCGCAAACGCGTCTTGTTATTTGGAATCGGGGTCTTTACGGTCGCTTCGTTAGCATGTGGACTCGCCCAGTCGATGGAAACCTTAATCATTTTCCGTGCGGTCCAAGGAATCGGGGCAGGCGCGGTTCTCCCGATTGCGATGACAATCATCGGCGATTTGTATACATATGAAGAGCGCGGAAAAATTCAAGGAATCTTGAGTGCTGTTTGGGGGATATCCGGTGTTGCCGGACCACTCCTCGGAGGATTTTTAGTTGAATCGTTATCTTGGCGGTATATTTTCCTGTTGAACGTTCCGTTTGCGCTCGTGTCGTTCATCATGATCGTCGTCTTCTATAAGGAAACTGTCAAGGCGACGTCGCGGAAAATTGATTACCGGGGAGCACTACTATTTGCAGTTGGTATGAGTGCCTTACTATATGGTCTGTTATCAGGAAGTGAAGCGGAACAGTTTTTACGTCCGACAGTCATCGGTAGTTTTTTGATCAGTGCGGTGCTGTTGTTTCTCTTTTATCGGGCCGAGAAAAAGGCGAGTGATCCACTCCTGCCGCCGGCTGTCATCAAACATCCTGTCATTGTCGTGATTAACCTGGCAGTGTTCTTCTCCGCCTGGGTGCTCGTCTCGATGTCAGCCTACATCCCGATTTTTGCACAAGGCGTCCTCGGAAAAAGTCCGACCGAAGCCGGCTTCATGTTGATGCCGCTCTCGTTATTTTGGACGATTACGGCAATCATCGGTGGGCGGACGATTGGGACGGCGTCACCGCGTTATCGAACGATGTCCGGGATGGGGTTACTCGTCGTCGGGATGCTGATTTTAGTCTTCATCTCACGTGAGACGAGTGATGTGTTCCTCTATCTTGCGGTTTCCTTGATTGGAATCGGGTTCGGTTTATCGCAACCGGTCTTCATCGTTGTCTTGCAAACGTCAGTCGGTCGCTCGCTCCGTGGTTCAGCGACGGCCGTCAACTCCTTTTTGAGTACGACGGGACAAACGCTTGGTGTCGCCATCTTCGGGACGATTTTTAATCTATCGATCATTCAAGCGTTTAACGATTCGAAAATATTATCCGGTTATTCAATTGATCCGTTTTTCCAAGCGACGACGGCGAACCGGTACGGGAATGCCGTCCATACGGCGGCGGAACTGGCCTTAGCAGACGGGTTACGGCTCGTCTTCATCGGCGGTGTCTTATGTGCGCTCGTCGCGTTCGCGATGACGTTCCGCTTACCAAAAGTTCGTCCGGACGATAAACCAAACTAA